A single genomic interval of Procambarus clarkii isolate CNS0578487 chromosome 17, FALCON_Pclarkii_2.0, whole genome shotgun sequence harbors:
- the LOC123750525 gene encoding uncharacterized protein, with the protein MDDRAGAGEEALGSEETTEDKGDEAEGGGEAPPLQQHPKPPWNQPAADAPPHPPNDEEPKQEAPGPQSSLEEQTNQSQTRQGRTERPLKPQQEPGQRGSAEETPRSDKQGKSPSRRTEGTSARGASQPAATWPSAPHRKQVCVWP; encoded by the coding sequence ATGGACGACAGAGCCGGCGCAGGGGAAGAGGCACTGGGGAGCGAGGAAACCACCGAAGACAAGGGAgacgaggcagagggcgggggagaggcaccacccctacagcagcATCCAAAGCCCCCATGGAATCAACCTGCCGCAGATGCACCTCCGCACCCACCGAACGACGAAGAACCGAAGCAGGAGGCTCCAGGTCCACAGAGCTCACTGGAGGAGCAGACAAACCAGAGCCAGACACGGCAGGGCCGGACGGAACGTCCGCTGAAACCGCAGCAGGAACCAGGACAGCGAGGATCTGCTGAGGAAACCCCACGCTCAGACAAGCAGGGAAAGTCGCCCTCCAGGAGAACCGAAGGGACCTCAGCACGAGGAGCATCACAGCCGGCGGCCACGTGGCCCtcggcaccacaccggaaacaggtctgTGTCTGGCCCTGA